A section of the Clostridium omnivorum genome encodes:
- a CDS encoding NAD(P)/FAD-dependent oxidoreductase codes for MYDVCIIGAGVVGAAIARELSKYDLSICLIEKEEDVALGASKANSGIVHGGYAAKHDTLKGELCIKGNKLYSELNKELNFGFRETGALVLGFSLEDEKKIRELYENGLKVGCEDLEILHGEEIREIEPNISSEAKVALYCKSVGVASPYELVIALVENAIDNGVELKLESEVLGIKKEDDKFNIKTSNEDIQSRYVINAAGLYSDKVAEMIGVKDFSIVPRRGQYVLLGKDQGHLVKTVVFQVPTEKGKGVLVTTTYHGNLMIGPNAEETYDKNDVGTTIESLTQVISAARKSIKAFDIRKSLTTFSGIRAVSSTGDFIIGESRVNGFINAAGIDSPGLTSSPAIAEKVLQILHEAGLKLVKKSNFISYRKPIIIKKDETFNGTIDDADPAKNIICRCEKVTEAEILDSMRRGIMVKTVDGIKRRTRAGMGPCQGNFCRERVKAIIARELNMKKEEVMQRGALEASPERVSINLIRKCGV; via the coding sequence ATGTATGATGTTTGTATTATAGGTGCTGGAGTTGTTGGGGCAGCTATTGCCAGAGAGTTATCAAAATATGATTTAAGTATATGCCTTATTGAGAAAGAGGAAGATGTTGCTTTAGGGGCATCAAAGGCTAATAGTGGAATTGTACATGGAGGATATGCAGCAAAGCATGATACTTTAAAAGGAGAATTGTGCATAAAAGGAAATAAGTTATATAGTGAGCTTAATAAGGAACTTAACTTTGGTTTTAGAGAGACAGGGGCCTTGGTTTTAGGTTTTTCTCTAGAGGATGAAAAGAAAATTAGAGAGCTTTACGAAAATGGACTAAAGGTTGGATGTGAAGATTTAGAGATACTACATGGAGAAGAAATTAGAGAGATAGAGCCTAATATTAGTAGTGAGGCAAAGGTAGCTCTGTATTGTAAAAGTGTAGGGGTTGCTTCCCCTTATGAACTTGTAATTGCCCTTGTGGAAAATGCTATAGATAATGGTGTTGAGCTTAAGCTGGAATCCGAAGTTTTAGGAATTAAAAAAGAAGATGATAAATTTAATATAAAAACAAGCAATGAAGATATACAAAGCAGGTATGTTATAAATGCTGCAGGCCTATACAGTGATAAGGTGGCAGAAATGATTGGAGTTAAGGATTTTTCTATTGTACCTAGAAGGGGGCAGTATGTACTGCTTGGAAAAGATCAAGGACATCTAGTAAAAACTGTAGTCTTTCAAGTTCCTACTGAAAAGGGCAAAGGAGTACTTGTTACAACCACATACCACGGAAACTTGATGATTGGACCCAATGCAGAGGAGACTTATGATAAGAATGATGTAGGAACAACTATAGAAAGCCTTACACAGGTTATTAGTGCAGCGCGAAAATCTATAAAAGCTTTTGACATAAGAAAATCACTCACTACCTTTTCAGGAATAAGGGCTGTAAGCAGTACAGGAGATTTTATAATAGGAGAATCCAGGGTTAATGGGTTTATAAATGCTGCAGGTATTGATTCCCCAGGACTTACATCTTCACCAGCTATAGCAGAAAAAGTTTTACAGATACTTCATGAAGCAGGCTTGAAGCTTGTAAAAAAATCAAACTTTATTTCCTATAGAAAGCCAATAATAATTAAAAAGGATGAAACTTTTAATGGAACAATTGATGATGCTGATCCAGCAAAGAATATAATATGCAGATGTGAAAAAGTTACTGAAGCAGAGATTTTAGACTCAATGAGAAGAGGAATAATGGTAAAAACTGTGGATGGTATAAAGAGACGTACTAGAGCTGGTATGGGACCATGTCAAGGAAACTTCTGCAGAGAAAGAGTGAAGGCAATAATTGCAAGAGAACTGAACATGAAAAAAGAGGAAGTAATGCAGAGAGGAGCTTTGGAAGCTTCACCTGAAAGAGTAAGCATAAATTTGATTAGAAAGTGTGGAGTATAA
- a CDS encoding HXXEE domain-containing protein: MNDIKIVVWLFPILFIFHDFEEIIFMQWWISKYRQYLCERFPTLSKRLLPHFDNITTSSFAFGVAEEFILISIITVVSYVTNWYILWVGFFIVFTLHLVIHCLQALIVKKYVPAVITSIICLPICIYILKNIVKLFQLKAVVLYSILALIIIVVNLVFVHKGMDILSKWLSQYE; this comes from the coding sequence ATGAATGATATAAAAATAGTTGTATGGCTGTTTCCTATACTTTTTATTTTTCACGATTTTGAAGAGATAATTTTCATGCAATGGTGGATAAGTAAGTATAGACAATATTTATGTGAAAGATTTCCTACATTATCAAAAAGGTTATTACCTCATTTTGATAATATTACAACATCATCTTTCGCATTTGGCGTAGCAGAAGAATTTATTTTGATTAGTATAATTACTGTTGTCTCTTATGTGACAAATTGGTATATCCTATGGGTAGGATTTTTTATTGTATTTACTTTACATTTGGTAATACATTGTTTGCAAGCATTGATAGTAAAAAAATATGTGCCTGCTGTTATTACAAGCATTATTTGTTTGCCTATATGTATTTATATTCTTAAAAATATAGTAAAATTATTTCAGTTAAAAGCTGTTGTCTTGTATTCTATTTTGGCCTTAATAATTATAGTGGTCAATTTAGTCTTTGTTCACAAAGGTATGGATATACTTAGCAAATGGTTATCACAATATGAATAG
- a CDS encoding SDR family NAD(P)-dependent oxidoreductase gives MSGLENKICLVTGASSGIGKGVAKIMAQMGAQVIMVSRDKPRGKEAYEEIKGISKNAVDWMPADLCSIESINRLSENLKDKYPKLDILFNCAGDKIMKKYSTIDGFDGLFFSNYLGHFLLTNLLFEMLKNGASSKVITISGRGHKASKTEGNFNGTINFDDLQGSKHFSYGKYAKQATLAKILFTYELSRRWKDYGIAATTLCPGLTRTSQGEYFPLPLKMLVPLVYMLKDTQTPEEGAMHLVELAKKENGEINGKYFEGDKKGLFEAKSSDESYDMAAAKKLWIESEKLLSL, from the coding sequence ATGAGTGGATTAGAAAACAAGATATGCCTAGTTACAGGAGCTAGCTCAGGAATTGGTAAGGGTGTGGCAAAAATAATGGCTCAAATGGGGGCTCAGGTCATCATGGTAAGTCGAGATAAGCCTAGAGGAAAAGAGGCTTATGAGGAAATCAAAGGTATTTCAAAAAATGCTGTGGATTGGATGCCTGCAGACCTATGCTCTATAGAATCTATTAATAGACTCTCTGAAAATTTAAAGGATAAATATCCTAAGTTGGATATTCTTTTTAACTGTGCTGGAGACAAGATTATGAAAAAGTATAGCACAATAGATGGCTTTGATGGATTATTTTTTAGTAACTACCTAGGACACTTCTTACTAACAAACCTGCTGTTTGAAATGCTTAAAAATGGCGCTTCTTCAAAAGTTATTACAATTTCTGGGCGAGGTCATAAAGCTTCAAAGACTGAAGGCAATTTTAATGGAACCATTAATTTTGATGATTTACAAGGAAGTAAACACTTTTCTTATGGCAAATATGCTAAGCAGGCTACACTAGCAAAAATACTGTTTACCTACGAGCTTAGCAGAAGATGGAAAGACTATGGGATTGCAGCAACCACCCTATGTCCAGGACTTACACGTACAAGTCAAGGTGAGTATTTTCCACTGCCTTTAAAAATGCTAGTACCATTAGTTTATATGCTAAAAGATACACAAACTCCAGAAGAAGGAGCTATGCATCTAGTAGAATTAGCAAAAAAGGAAAATGGAGAAATAAACGGAAAATATTTTGAAGGCGATAAAAAAGGATTGTTTGAAGCCAAGTCTTCAGATGAATCATATGATATGGCGGCCGCAAAAAAGCTTTGGATAGAAAGTGAAAAATTACTTAGTCTGTAA
- a CDS encoding DUF1653 domain-containing protein: MEEKVEDNINSTERTLKTGSIYKHFKGNEYLVLHLARHSETLEELVVYQALYGERGIWVRPLKMFLEQVEVDGKMMNRFEEK, from the coding sequence ATGGAAGAAAAAGTCGAGGACAATATAAATTCAACTGAAAGAACACTAAAGACAGGCAGTATCTACAAACACTTTAAAGGTAATGAATACCTTGTGCTGCACCTAGCAAGACACTCTGAAACCTTAGAGGAATTGGTGGTTTATCAAGCACTGTACGGTGAAAGAGGTATATGGGTAAGACCATTAAAAATGTTTTTAGAGCAGGTTGAAGTGGATGGAAAAATGATGAATAGGTTTGAGGAGAAATAA
- a CDS encoding MATE family efflux transporter has translation MDTNLTEGKIFKKLIILALPIMGTSFIQMAYNLADMLWVGAIGSRAVTAVGTAGFFTWFASAFITIPQIGAAVGIAQSVGKKDAEETKSYIRHSVQLTVILALLYGVSIFIFRRQFIGFFNLKSEDIINNASSFLGIISLGMVFFFLSPVLTAIFNGHGDSRTPFIISTIGLAINIVLDPFLILGIGPFPRLEVSGAAIATIFAQFFTATTYIFVIKKRTNYFKGIHFLHKPDWKHMSKIVRFGLPVSLQSGAFTLIAMIIARILSNWGPTPIAVQSVGSQIESISWMTAGGFQTALAAFVGQNLGAKKWDRIYKGYFTAIGIISVIGLITSSLLIFLPGPIFSIFIREKDVVKEGIVYLRILGVSQFFMCIEITTAGAFNGLGRTVPPSLNGIVFNALRIPGAILLSAELGLSGVWWSISLSSIMKGIILTSWFIIFLSRHPEIGARNIFSFKRLRT, from the coding sequence TTGGATACGAATTTGACAGAGGGCAAAATTTTTAAGAAATTGATTATTTTAGCACTGCCTATTATGGGAACATCATTTATACAAATGGCCTATAATTTGGCGGACATGCTATGGGTTGGAGCTATAGGCTCAAGAGCTGTTACAGCTGTTGGAACTGCAGGATTTTTTACCTGGTTTGCCTCTGCTTTCATAACCATTCCGCAAATAGGTGCTGCAGTTGGAATAGCACAATCAGTAGGAAAGAAGGATGCAGAGGAAACTAAAAGCTATATAAGACATTCAGTGCAGCTTACTGTGATTTTAGCACTGCTCTATGGTGTTTCTATATTCATATTTAGAAGACAGTTTATAGGCTTTTTTAATCTTAAGAGCGAAGATATTATAAACAATGCATCAAGTTTTCTAGGCATAATATCACTGGGTATGGTTTTTTTCTTTTTATCTCCAGTTCTTACAGCTATCTTCAATGGACATGGGGACAGCAGGACACCTTTCATAATTAGCACTATAGGGCTGGCAATAAATATCGTTCTGGACCCTTTTTTGATATTAGGAATTGGGCCTTTCCCAAGGCTAGAGGTTTCCGGAGCAGCTATCGCAACCATATTTGCTCAGTTTTTTACAGCAACAACATATATTTTTGTTATAAAGAAAAGAACTAATTACTTTAAGGGAATTCATTTTCTACATAAACCTGACTGGAAACATATGAGTAAGATAGTGAGATTTGGGTTGCCTGTATCACTACAGAGTGGAGCCTTTACGTTAATAGCTATGATAATTGCAAGAATACTTTCGAATTGGGGGCCTACCCCTATTGCTGTGCAAAGTGTGGGTTCACAAATAGAGTCCATATCCTGGATGACCGCTGGAGGCTTTCAAACAGCTTTAGCAGCTTTTGTCGGTCAAAACTTAGGTGCGAAAAAGTGGGATAGAATTTATAAGGGATATTTTACAGCCATAGGCATTATTTCTGTTATAGGATTAATAACGTCAAGTCTCTTAATATTCTTGCCAGGACCAATTTTCTCGATTTTTATACGCGAGAAGGATGTTGTAAAAGAAGGAATAGTATATCTTAGAATACTTGGGGTTTCGCAATTTTTTATGTGTATTGAAATAACCACTGCAGGAGCCTTTAATGGACTTGGAAGAACAGTACCGCCTTCTCTAAATGGTATTGTTTTTAATGCCTTGAGAATTCCAGGTGCAATACTATTATCAGCAGAATTAGGTTTGTCCGGAGTTTGGTGGAGCATAAGTCTCAGCAGTATAATGAAAGGTATCATATTAACAAGTTGGTTTATTATTTTTCTCAGCAGGCATCCAGAAATAGGGGCAAGAAACATTTTTTCCTTTAAAAGATTGAGAACCTGA
- a CDS encoding NUDIX hydrolase — MVEFWDILDKNGNVTGRVHQRGKPMNKGEFHLEVYVWIENDNGEYLISKRSPNKTFPNMWECTGGNAVAGDDSLATALKEAKEELGIILEPQNGRMIQHLLPCSDVECRGLADVWLFRQNVDISTVIFAPDETCNAMWASRDEINRMIDEGTFTTWEQYKYIDELFEEIKMD, encoded by the coding sequence TTGGTTGAATTTTGGGATATATTAGATAAAAACGGTAATGTAACAGGACGTGTTCACCAGCGTGGCAAGCCCATGAACAAAGGCGAATTTCACCTTGAGGTTTATGTTTGGATTGAGAACGACAACGGTGAATACCTTATATCGAAAAGGTCCCCGAACAAGACGTTCCCCAATATGTGGGAATGCACGGGCGGAAATGCGGTTGCGGGAGATGATAGCTTGGCTACGGCATTGAAAGAAGCAAAAGAAGAATTAGGTATTATTCTTGAGCCGCAGAACGGACGAATGATTCAACATCTCTTACCGTGTAGCGATGTTGAATGTCGGGGGTTGGCTGATGTTTGGTTATTTCGGCAAAATGTAGACATATCAACCGTAATTTTTGCTCCTGATGAAACCTGCAATGCAATGTGGGCAAGCCGTGATGAAATTAACCGTATGATTGACGAGGGAACATTCACAACATGGGAACAATACAAATACATTGACGAATTGTTTGAGGAAATTAAAATGGATTGA
- a CDS encoding signal peptidase II — translation MKIQNKMACLAVLFLVSIEQVIKIVIYNNFLDKKSPILSPILYFEPRFNRDYSWLNSMLQLGISKWIHISVVAIMSILIYLFYKYLNKQFGNNKIIDIMYAFIFSAAICSLIDKIFWNGSLDYILVNGFFTFDLKDVYINIFIGLLILSLLLKNEVLNQIDENIVKNFTKYILRKLKVIIKH, via the coding sequence ATGAAAATTCAAAATAAAATGGCATGTTTAGCGGTACTTTTTTTAGTATCAATAGAGCAGGTTATTAAAATAGTAATTTACAACAATTTTCTTGACAAAAAATCTCCTATATTGTCTCCTATACTATACTTTGAGCCTAGGTTTAATAGGGATTATTCATGGCTTAATTCTATGTTACAATTAGGTATCAGTAAATGGATACATATTTCAGTAGTAGCTATTATGAGTATATTAATATATCTATTTTATAAATATCTAAATAAACAATTTGGAAATAACAAAATTATTGATATCATGTATGCTTTTATTTTTTCTGCTGCTATATGTTCATTAATTGACAAGATTTTTTGGAATGGTAGTTTAGATTACATCTTAGTAAATGGTTTTTTTACATTTGACTTAAAAGATGTATACATTAATATTTTTATTGGATTACTAATCTTATCATTGCTTTTAAAAAACGAAGTTTTAAACCAAATTGATGAAAACATAGTAAAAAATTTTACTAAATATATTCTACGAAAATTAAAAGTAATAATTAAACATTGA
- a CDS encoding peptide deformylase has protein sequence MIKPIIKDILFLGQKSEEATKDDIAVIDDLIDTLRANLEMCVGLAGNMIGVKKRILVFAVGNLIVPMINPVVLNKERIYETEESCLSLIGFRKTKRYEKIEVEYLDRNFKKQKQVFTGFTAQIIQHEMDHFEGIII, from the coding sequence ATGATAAAACCAATTATAAAAGATATATTATTTTTAGGACAAAAATCAGAAGAGGCAACTAAAGATGATATAGCAGTAATTGATGATTTAATAGATACATTAAGAGCAAACCTTGAAATGTGTGTTGGATTGGCTGGTAATATGATTGGAGTAAAAAAGCGTATATTAGTATTTGCAGTAGGCAACCTTATTGTACCTATGATAAATCCAGTTGTATTAAATAAAGAAAGGATTTATGAAACTGAAGAGAGTTGTTTATCTTTAATTGGCTTTAGAAAAACAAAGAGATATGAAAAGATAGAAGTGGAGTATCTTGATAGAAATTTTAAGAAGCAAAAGCAAGTGTTTACTGGATTTACAGCACAAATAATTCAACATGAAATGGATCATTTTGAAGGTATAATAATCTAA
- a CDS encoding ArsR/SmtB family transcription factor translates to MRITFDEQMGHIVDIFTSLEFIAEDGDDEAFSKYQIKQNEKVERAIEELKESPNMNLEKIRFFFKDETKIFSSLLQIKELWNKNLTEVLDLIRNKGEDEIKYNLVKELTYGMALPEEEIQQITFSNESFIMFIKELNISAEGKWNLFLFTQDIKIYLEEFTVLINEYLPIYSKVTKKYSRYAEKEAQYYKDKIEEKGMGFINELLRDAVDTEEGIDEISVSFMFYNCYSIISSTVEKSRYLLTGIRCEELINKICGNTDIENNLLILKNLSDKTRYGILKLLSQRQSYGLELAERFKLTNATICYHMSYLQFSKLVQIEKKDHKAYYTLNKEVLRKCFEFFYKEFGLYK, encoded by the coding sequence ATGAGAATAACCTTTGATGAGCAGATGGGACATATAGTAGATATATTTACAAGTTTAGAATTCATAGCCGAAGATGGTGATGATGAAGCGTTTAGTAAATATCAAATAAAACAGAATGAAAAGGTAGAAAGGGCTATAGAAGAATTAAAAGAAAGCCCTAACATGAACCTGGAGAAAATTAGATTTTTCTTTAAGGATGAGACAAAGATTTTTTCTTCCTTGCTTCAGATTAAAGAATTATGGAATAAGAATTTAACTGAGGTTTTAGATCTCATAAGAAATAAGGGTGAGGATGAAATAAAATATAACCTTGTGAAAGAACTTACATATGGTATGGCACTACCAGAAGAAGAAATTCAACAAATAACTTTTTCTAATGAAAGTTTTATAATGTTTATAAAGGAATTAAACATCAGTGCTGAAGGAAAGTGGAATTTATTTTTGTTTACACAAGATATTAAAATTTATTTAGAAGAATTTACTGTGCTTATAAATGAGTACCTTCCTATTTACAGCAAAGTCACCAAAAAATATAGCAGATATGCAGAGAAAGAGGCGCAGTATTATAAAGATAAAATAGAAGAAAAAGGCATGGGATTTATTAATGAATTACTTAGAGATGCAGTAGATACGGAAGAAGGAATAGATGAAATTTCAGTATCCTTCATGTTTTATAACTGTTATAGCATTATTTCCAGTACCGTAGAAAAATCAAGATACTTGCTAACAGGAATAAGATGTGAAGAGTTAATTAATAAAATTTGTGGTAATACGGATATAGAAAATAATCTTTTAATCTTAAAAAACTTAAGTGATAAAACTAGATATGGTATTTTAAAGCTTCTATCTCAAAGGCAGAGCTATGGGCTAGAGCTGGCTGAACGGTTTAAATTAACAAATGCTACTATATGTTATCATATGAGCTATTTGCAGTTTTCCAAGCTAGTGCAAATAGAAAAAAAGGATCATAAAGCCTATTATACTTTAAATAAAGAAGTGCTAAGAAAATGCTTTGAGTTTTTCTATAAGGAATTTGGCTTATATAAATAA
- a CDS encoding HRDC domain-containing protein, with the protein MGLFNRMKEPVFLKESSDAEVQLDKLKALESLLNAEGQNIIKQDIKRLEYGIAGEKNIEFELKNSHMPMCILHDIYLEDGDLSAQIDYLVFTKKICFVIECKNLYGDIEINNSGDFIRTIEFGGRRRKEGIYSPITQNQRHLELMKKIKNDKNNNILMKYMAGRYFEDFNKSVVVLANPKTVLNAKYAKKEVKEKVIRADQLIQYIKEMYANSKVAADSEDKMLTWAQSYLDLHRDVEKDYTGKYEQYKIDIVTPQKVDEEVPAPVEERITIRVDEVPVEETNIFKELKAYRLDKSREEKIKPYFIYNDNQLKDLIAKMPRNKEELQRVVGFGEIKANKYGDDILKIIKKY; encoded by the coding sequence ATGGGATTATTTAATAGAATGAAAGAACCGGTTTTTCTTAAGGAAAGCAGCGATGCAGAAGTACAATTAGACAAGCTTAAAGCATTAGAATCCTTACTTAATGCAGAAGGGCAAAATATAATAAAACAAGATATAAAACGCCTTGAATATGGAATTGCAGGAGAAAAGAATATTGAATTTGAATTAAAAAATAGTCATATGCCTATGTGTATTTTGCATGATATCTATCTTGAGGATGGGGATTTGAGCGCCCAAATAGATTATCTTGTGTTTACAAAGAAGATTTGCTTCGTTATCGAATGTAAAAATCTTTATGGAGATATTGAAATAAATAATTCTGGTGACTTTATTCGCACCATAGAATTTGGTGGCAGAAGGAGGAAAGAGGGAATTTATTCTCCTATTACACAGAATCAACGACATTTGGAATTAATGAAGAAAATTAAGAATGACAAAAATAATAATATATTGATGAAATATATGGCTGGAAGATACTTTGAAGATTTTAATAAATCAGTAGTAGTTTTGGCTAATCCTAAGACTGTACTTAATGCAAAGTATGCAAAGAAAGAAGTAAAAGAGAAAGTTATCCGTGCTGATCAGTTGATTCAATATATTAAGGAAATGTACGCAAATTCCAAAGTAGCAGCTGATTCTGAAGATAAAATGTTAACTTGGGCTCAATCATACTTGGATTTACATAGGGATGTTGAGAAAGATTATACTGGAAAATATGAGCAGTATAAAATTGATATAGTAACGCCACAGAAGGTAGACGAAGAAGTACCAGCTCCAGTAGAAGAGAGAATCACAATAAGAGTAGACGAGGTTCCAGTTGAAGAAACGAATATTTTTAAAGAATTAAAGGCATATCGTTTAGATAAGAGTCGTGAAGAAAAAATAAAACCGTATTTCATTTATAATGATAATCAGTTAAAGGATTTAATTGCAAAAATGCCTAGAAACAAGGAAGAACTACAGAGAGTTGTGGGATTTGGTGAAATAAAGGCAAATAAGTATGGTGATGATATCTTGAAAATTATAAAGAAATATTAG
- a CDS encoding Lsa family ABC-F type ribosomal protection protein: MSLINVTNLTFSYEGSYDNIFENVSFQIDTDWKLGFTGRNGRGKTTFLNLLLGKYEYTGNISANVTFEYFPYEVKEEENFTIDIIREISPNSMGWEIMKELSLLDIDDDALYRQFYTLSKGEKTKVLLAAMFLKENSFLLIDEPTNHLDAEARKKLSNYLRKKKGFILISHDRYFLDNCIDHVLSINKTNIEIQKGDFSNWWENKQRQDNFELAENEKLRKDINRLSESAKRTSNWSNEVEKSKKGTTNSGSKLDKGYVGHKAAKMMKRSKSIESRQQVAIEEKSKLLKNIESSDSLKMSQLVYHKNKLVELENVSIFYGDTMVCKDVSFSIEKGERIALKGKNGSGKSSLIKLICGEDINYTGNFNKGSQLKISYVSQDTSQLKGSLTDYALESNIDESLFKTILRQLDFSRTQFEKDMSSFSGGQKKKVLIAKSLCEKAHLHIWDEPLNFIDIISRMQIEELLLKYSPTLLFVEHDSEFCKNIETKIFEL, from the coding sequence ATGTCTTTAATAAATGTAACAAACCTGACCTTCTCTTATGAAGGCAGTTATGATAATATTTTTGAAAATGTAAGCTTTCAAATTGATACCGATTGGAAATTGGGCTTTACCGGAAGAAATGGACGAGGAAAAACTACATTTCTGAATCTTTTACTTGGTAAATATGAGTACACTGGAAATATTTCAGCGAATGTAACCTTTGAATATTTTCCTTATGAGGTGAAGGAAGAAGAAAATTTTACTATAGATATCATAAGAGAAATCAGTCCAAATTCAATGGGTTGGGAGATAATGAAAGAATTATCACTTTTAGATATAGACGATGATGCTTTATACAGACAGTTTTATACACTATCAAAAGGAGAAAAGACCAAAGTATTGCTTGCTGCTATGTTTTTGAAGGAGAACTCCTTCTTACTTATTGATGAACCTACCAATCATTTAGATGCTGAAGCTAGAAAAAAACTAAGTAATTACCTTAGAAAAAAGAAAGGATTTATTCTTATCTCACACGATAGGTACTTTCTGGATAATTGTATTGATCATGTTCTTTCAATAAATAAGACAAATATAGAAATACAAAAAGGTGATTTTTCTAACTGGTGGGAAAATAAGCAAAGGCAGGATAACTTTGAGCTTGCAGAAAATGAGAAGCTTAGAAAAGATATTAATCGCTTATCAGAGTCTGCTAAACGAACAAGTAATTGGTCCAATGAAGTAGAAAAATCAAAAAAAGGAACAACAAACTCTGGCTCTAAGCTGGATAAAGGTTATGTTGGACATAAAGCTGCTAAGATGATGAAACGCTCTAAGTCAATTGAAAGCAGACAGCAAGTTGCTATTGAAGAAAAGTCTAAGCTTCTCAAAAATATCGAAAGCTCCGACAGCCTGAAGATGTCCCAACTTGTTTATCATAAAAACAAACTTGTGGAACTTGAGAATGTTTCGATTTTTTACGGTGACACCATGGTCTGTAAAGATGTTAGCTTTAGTATTGAGAAAGGTGAGCGAATTGCACTTAAAGGTAAAAATGGCTCAGGAAAATCAAGCCTTATCAAGCTTATTTGTGGTGAAGATATAAACTACACAGGTAATTTCAATAAAGGAAGTCAGCTTAAAATATCCTATGTGTCCCAGGATACATCTCAGCTTAAGGGGAGCTTAACTGACTACGCTTTAGAAAGCAATATTGACGAAAGTCTTTTTAAAACTATTTTAAGGCAGCTTGATTTTTCAAGAACTCAATTTGAAAAGGATATGTCATCTTTTAGCGGTGGCCAAAAGAAAAAAGTACTCATTGCAAAAAGTCTTTGTGAGAAAGCTCATTTGCATATCTGGGATGAACCACTTAATTTTATTGATATTATCTCTCGTATGCAGATAGAAGAGTTACTGCTTAAATATTCACCAACCTTACTGTTTGTGGAACATGACAGCGAATTTTGCAAAAATATTGAAACAAAGATTTTTGAGCTTTAG